One Dermacentor andersoni chromosome 6, qqDerAnde1_hic_scaffold, whole genome shotgun sequence genomic window carries:
- the LOC126522974 gene encoding tigger transposable element-derived protein 6-like, translated as MVVQHFVDIAVAQDQAEDLVFSDETLQPPNLGASLLAAVDMLKAAWMELTAECIENCFRKAGFMGPGTEDAIDHPPEGRSHEDLWQRVVDTQLAGPDVAWDDFVSADDDADIAEPCTDEAIVREVRALPDCPETDEDDDEDAALPPVASTVIGYIASLKELVCSRGLGDEHITALEKLETAVMRSALKKQTCITDFFQK; from the exons ATGGTTGTCCA GCATTTTGTGGACATCGCCGTGGCCCAGGATCAAGCCGAGGACCTCGTGTTCAGTGACGAAACACTCCAGCCACCGAACCTGGGGGCCAG CTTGCTTGCCGCAGTGGACATGTTGAAAGCGGCGTGGATGGAACTCACCGCGGAGTGCATAGAAAATTGCTTCCGCAAGGCGGGTTTTATGGGCCCAGGCACCGAGGACGCCATAGATCACCCACCGGAAGGCCGGTCGCACGAGGACTTGTGGCAACGCGTCGTTGACACGCAGCTGGCCGGACCTGACGTTGCCTGGGACGATTTCGTTTCTGCTGATGACGACGCCGACATTGCTGAGCCATGCACTGACGAAGCTATTGTGCGTGAAGTGCGAGCCCTTCCTGACTGCCCAGAGACCGACGAGGACGATGACGAGGATGCTGCTCTACCGCCGGTTGCTTCAACCGTGATCGGTTACATCGCGTCGCTTAAGGAACTCGTGTGCAGCAGAGGCCTTGGCGATGAACATATTACCGCGCTGGAAAAATTAGAAACGGCAGTGATGCGATCAGCTTTGAAGAAGCAGACATGCATCACGgacttttttcaaaaataa